One Microplitis demolitor isolate Queensland-Clemson2020A chromosome 2, iyMicDemo2.1a, whole genome shotgun sequence DNA segment encodes these proteins:
- the LOC128669049 gene encoding uncharacterized protein LOC128669049, giving the protein MYIDTGIMSNNIFLFAFFALVGLTRIEAMPTKGSEGTWDVDYEDQEHTGITCRENEHYNSTRIECEDECNDRNNKLCYRFQQFCWCNEGYIRNSSHICVKLEDCLKDEEQKSETLASSANNDSSKRLEDDLKLFSHDSVSHTSLEPETQAQKFNGIIDQETLDLVFGKPENSWAENKPLETKTQAQKFNGKIDQETLDLVFGKPKNSSAEKKPLETETQAQKFNGIIDQETLD; this is encoded by the exons ATGTACATTGACACTGGCATCATGTCGAACAACATTTTCCTGTTTGCATTTTTCGCTCTCGTCGGCTTGACAC gGATTGAAGCAATGCCTACTAAAGGAAGTGAAGGGACCTGGGACGTGGATTACGAAGATCAAGAACACACAGGCATTACATGCAGAGAAAACGAGCATTACAACAGCACGCGGATAGAGTGTGAAGATGAGTGCAACGATCGTAATAACAAACTATGCTACCGG TTCCAGCAATTCTGTTGGTGCAACGAGGGTTACATACGAAATTCATCACACATTTGTGTAAAACTTGAAGATTGCCTTAAGGACGAAGAACAGAAATCAGAGACTTTAGCATCCAGTGCCAACAATGATTCTTCAAAACGGCTTGAAGATGATCTAAAATTATTCTCACATGATTCGGTTTCACATACCTCTTTAGAACCTGAAACGCAAGCACAGAAGTTTAACGGAATAATCGATCAAGAAACTCTTGATTTGGTGTTTGGAAAACCTGAAAACTCTTGGGCTGAAAATAAACCCTTAGAAACTAAAACGCAAGCACAGAAGTTTAACGGAAAAATCGATCAAGAAACTCTTGATTTGGTGTTTGGAAAACCTAAAAACTCTTCGGCTGAAAAGAAACCCTTAGAAACTGAAACGCAAGCACAGAAGTTTAACGGAATAATCGATCAAGAAACTCTTGATTAG
- the LOC128669070 gene encoding uncharacterized protein LOC128669070, whose amino-acid sequence MYIDTGIMSNNIFLFAFFALVGLTRIEAMPTKGSEGTWDVDYEDQEHTGITCRENEHYNSTRIECEDECNDRNNKLCYRFQQFCWCNEGYIRNSSHICVKLEDCLKDEEQKSETLASSANNDSSKRLEDDLKLFSHDSVSHTSLEPETQAQKFNGIIDQETLDLVFGKPENSSADNKPLETKTQAQKFNGIINEETLDLVFGKPENSWAENKPLETKTQAQKFNGIINEETLDLVFGKPENSWAENKPLETETQAQKFNGIINEETLDLVFGKPENSWAENKPLETKTQAQKFNGIINEETLDLVFGKPENSWAENKPLETKTQAQKFNGIIDQYTRSIVFVF is encoded by the exons ATGTACATTGACACTGGCATCATGTCGAACAACATTTTCCTGTTTGCATTTTTCGCTCTCGTCGGCTTGACAC gGATTGAAGCAATGCCTACTAAAGGAAGTGAAGGGACCTGGGACGTGGATTACGAAGATCAAGAACACACAGGCATTACATGCAGAGAAAACGAGCATTACAACAGCACGCGGATAGAGTGTGAAGATGAGTGCAACGATCGTAATAACAAACTATGCTACCGG TTCCAGCAATTCTGTTGGTGCAACGAGGGTTACATACGAAATTCATCACACATTTGTGTAAAACTTGAAGATTGCCTTAAGGACGAAGAACAGAAATCAGAGACTTTAGCATCCAGTGCCAACAATGATTCTTCAAAACGGCTTGAAGATGATCTAAAATTATTCTCACATGATTCGGTTTCACATACCTCTTTAGAACCTGAAACGCAAGCACAGAAGTTTAACGGAATAATCGATCAAGAAACTCTTGATTTGGTGTTTGGAAAACCTGAAAACTCTTCGGCTGATAATAAACCCTTAGAAACTAAAACGCAAGCACAGAAGTTTAACGGAATAATCAATGAAGAAACTCTTGATTTGGTGTTTGGAAAACCTGAAAACTCTTGGGCTGAAAATAAACCCTTAGAAACTAAAACGCAAGCACAGAAGTTTAACGGAATAATCAATGAAGAAACTCTTGATTTGGTGTTTGGAAAACCTGAAAACTCTTGGGCTGAAAATAAACCCTTAGAAACTGAAACGCAAGCACAGAAGTTTAACGGAATAATCAATGAAGAAACTCTTGATTTGGTGTTTGGAAAACCTGAAAACTCTTGGGCTGAAAATAAACCCTTAGAAACTAAAACGCAAGCACAGAAGTTTAACGGAATAATCAATGAAGAAACTCTTGATTTGGTGTTTGGAAAACCTGAAAACTCTTGGGCTGAAAATAAACCCTTAGAAACTAAAACGCAAGCACAGAAGTTTAACGGAATAATCGATCAGTATACGAGAAGTATAGTcttcgttttttaa